The genomic window AATTAATATCACTACCTCTTTCTACCGGAGTTCCTGCCGAATTTACTTCATTTCTTGGCCTAAAGGTACAATTTGTAAAATCAACTCTGGAATGTTCGTTTACATTTCCAATTCGGTTGAACCATACTCCGATCACATTGAAGTTTACAATAGAAACGTTGTTAAAGCTTCCTCCAAAACCGTTTCCGGCCCTTACCGCATAACCCCCTCCTACAATTCTAACGTTATCAAGTTCTATCCCGGTAAACTCGCCATTAGTATCAAGATCTTGATCATTGTAAGTTGGATGCGCCAGGTTAAAAAAGATATTAAACTGAGGTCCGGTAGTTTTTTCAAACTCCAAACCTTCAATTCTAATATTATTAGATCTGAAGGTGATAATATTACAATTAATAAACTTGGTTTGAATGTTGCTATTATCCGCACCTCTTCCGGAAAGATCGATAGTAACATTAGGATCAGTTATACCTTTTAAGGTAATTTCCGTTGGAATATTCAGGCCTTTATTATCCAGATCATATACCGGAGATTTAAATTCAATAATGGCACCCGGATTGGTCCGAATAATTCGCTGTATTTCGGTATTTAATTGAGCAGTAGGATCTCTTACCGCATCAAAATCAATAACCGTTTGCGCTTGAAAGCTAAAAATGCTGAACAATATAAAAATTGTACTCAGCATTTTTTGAAAGGAATTTAGTTTCATAAATAATGTATTAAATATAATTGAGTGTTAACGTTTCTTTTTTAAGAATTATCATATTGATAGTTCAGTCTAATTTTTTAACGAATCATTTCAAAATTCTGTACTAAATCTAAGAATTAGACATTCGTCGTATTTTTTTAATCATACCAGCCCTTTAACGAAAACGAATATTCGTTTTATATAGAATACTGTTTAACCTAAATGTGAAAGTTTAACTAATTATAAATCAATTAGTTGAAAGTGAAACGTGACGTGATACTGAGTTTGAATACGAATAATTTGGTTCTTAAGAGTTATTACTATGTTAAATTATATTCAAAAGACGGTAAAAAATGGCAGATATGCTAATTATATGCCATTAAAATAGGATAGAATTGCGCAAATAATTAATAGTATGATAAAAATTAGACCATAAAATTATTATAATTCCCGTTATTAAGCTAAATAAATGCGGAATATTTAGTTTTATATATTTTGAAATTTCCCGGTTTAGTTGATAAGTATTTTTTTTCTAACCGTAGTTTTTCTAACTATGTAATTACAAAACCTGTGTACTTTATATCTAATTTTATGTTCGGATAAAAGTTGCGCAATTAATGCTCTTGTTTCTTCTTCATTTAGTCCTAACTTTTCTCCAAGGTCAATTTCATTTAGTGATCCATTATGGTTGATTAGAGCTTTTAAATAGCGATCTTTATTTTCCATATGCAATTTGTTTTTTTACAGCTATCATCATGTGCGGACTAAAAGACAAAAGATGGCTGTCATTCTCTGTAATTTTTATAAGTTCCATTAATTTACTTCTCTTTGTATCATTTTGCATATTAGTAAAGTAAGCTTTGTCTAACCAAGCCATACCTTCAATTGCATAAGTATTGAGATAGGTTAGATTCTGTGCTCCAAACTCTTCTTTTAGTTGTCCCGGGTTGTGATAATAAGCTTCGGCTAAAAGCCAGGGAAAACCATCTGGTGGATTGTGTATTCCTGTAGTTAATTCTTCTTTACACATTTGAAAATAGGTTTCTTCATGAAAAAGTCCGTTTAAAAGACCAACCAGAGTGGACGCGGTACGGTTGATAGCAAAACCTAAGATAATTCCGCCATTTTTAAGAATTCGTTTTGCTTCACGAATACTTTGATCTCGATCCTTCCGGTTTTGAAGATGATATAACGGTCCGTGTAAGATGATTAAGTCGGCAAAGTTGCTTTGAAATTTTAAATTCCTGGATTCCCCCAGTTCAATTGAAAATTTATTTTTTAGTTTATTTGATCTTTTTTGCGCTAGCTTTACATGTTTGTAAACAGGATCTACTAAACAAACTTGATGTCCTTTTCTTGCCAACCACTCCGAATATTTTCCGGTTCCGCCACCAATATCGATTATTTTTGAATTTGGAAACGGTATATATTTTTCTATCAGTTCTTTAACTCTTTCAAACTCAAATATTCCCATTCCATTATTAAGTCTGGTTTCTTCGGAAGCTTTGTTGTAAAATAGTTCTATGTTTTTACTTATTAGTTGTTTATTATTCATATTAACACTTGAATTATGTACCCTCTATCACAATACAGAACGCATGGTAACAGAGTGAATTAATTTTTTAATAATCAATTGAATTGATTAAAAATTTTATAAAATGGAGTACGTATGTATCTGCGCGTTAAAAAGAGGATTTTACGCATTTACGGTTTAATTACCGTAGATTGTCTTTTAGGCAAAAGACACAGATACTATGTGAATCAATAAAACAGATGGTAAATATAAAAAATTCACCTTAATCCTTCCGTAAGCAATCTTTAAATTAATAAGGAAAAATTCTTTATTTCGGTAACCCTGGGTTGAGTACGTACTAAGGTTAAATTAGAAGGTTTACTATTTACTTTTATAGAAGATAAAAATAGTAAAGGCAAACGTAAGTATTATCAAAGTAGATTTGCAATAAGCAGAGGAAAAATAACAATTACATTGGATCATAAAATTATTCAAAGGCTTTAGAAAAGTAAAAAGCACCCTAATAGAGTGCTTTGTAAATTATCTAAAGTTGTGTAATACAACTTGTCTATTCAAAACCATTTATATTCAGATGTAACTTATTGTAAACATCCTTAATATCACTAAAATCAATATCTAAGTCCTGACTAATTATATTTGCTGGTACTGTTACTATTTGAAATACTTGGTTTCGAGTAAATTCAGCACTTAAGGCTGAAGGATCGAGACTTTCAATTAAAATATCTACATCCCTAAAAGTATAATTAAATCTATATTGAAGAGAATTATCAATAATTCCATCATTATTTTCATCAAAATTAAACATTGCGGTAGGCAAAGGCTCCCAAACTTCATCTCCATTAACTACATTTTCAAGGCGATACACTAAAACCACATCACCTGCTATTAATTCAAAATCAGTTGGTAACGGGAATCCAATTGCAAAATTATTAGATTCATTAAATTCTACATTTTCAATTAAGAAATTATTACCAATAGTGTCTGTATCCTCAAAGTCATCATCGCTGGAACAAGAAGTAATAAAGAAGCTTAAACCTAATAGTAGTATTCCAAATTTTTTCATCATTTTATTTTTAAGTTAAGTAAAAGTATTTTGTTTTTAGTAAAGTGCTTTTTTAATAATATCTTTCTCTGCAATGCTATACAACTTCATAAGTTCCTCTAAAGAAGTGGTTTTAGTATTCTTAGTACTTCCAAAAACAGCAGGAACTACAGCAATTCTAAAAACCTGATCATTTGTAAACTCTTCACCTAAAGCTATGGGATCATCACTTTCAATAAGTATATCTACATCATCAAAGGTAAAATTATATCGATATTGTAAAAAACCATCGTCAATGCCGTCATTATTATCATCAAAGTAGATAGTGGCGGTTGGTAGGGGCTCCCAAACAGCTTTTCCATCAATAACATCCTCTAGCCTATACACAAAAACAATATCTGTCTCAGGCACAGCTTGTGGAAATGCAAAATTAATTCCAAAGTTATTTGCTTCGTCAAAATTTACCGATTCGATTTCGTATATCTGAGTCAAGGTATCTCCGTCTCTTCCATCTTGTCCGTCCTGACCATCTCTTCCATTTTGACCGTCTCTTCCATCAAAACCATCTCTTCCGGGTAAACCCTCCGGTCCTTCACAAGACCAGTTTCCTATGACGAGCAAGGAAATAAACAATAATTGCATTAATTTTCTCATAATTCAAAATTTTATAGTGAGTCAACAAGTGTTAAACAATTACTGTTCCATAATTATTTTTACTCCTAATAACTATTCGTTTTTAAAATCAATACTCACTGAATTTACACAGTAGCGTTGTCCGGTTTCCGTAGGTCCATCGTCAAAAACATGACCAATATGACTTCCGCAGTTCGCACATAAAATTTCAGTTCTGATCATTCCCAGAGTGGTATCCCTGATATATTCGATGGAACCTTCTACGGATTTATCAAAGCTAGGCCACCCGCAACCGGAATCAAACTTTGAAGTACTGTCAAACAATACGGAATCACAAGCTTTACATTTATAAGCACCGTCTTCTTTATGTAAATTATATTTACCGGTAAAGGGTCGCTCCGTTCCTTTTTGCCTTAACACCCGATATTCTTCTTCAGAAAGTTTCTCTTTCCATTCTTTTTCGCTCAGCTTATACTTATAGCTACTCATACTAATTATTCTGTTTCTGGTTTAAAATGAAGGGCATCCCCATTAATACAATGTCTCTTTCCAGTTGTTTCTCTAGGTCCATCGCTAAAAACATGTCCTAAATGACCCCCACAGGTGGCACAAAGCAGTTCTGTACGGGCATAGCCTAGTTTATGGTCTACATCTGTGATCACTGCGTCTTCTACGGGCCGGTCAAAACTAGGCCATCCGGTACCGCTATCAAATTTATATTTGGTTTTATACAAAGGGGACTGGCATCCGGCACAAACAAAGGTTCCGGCTTCTTTAATATTATTAAGGGGGCTACTAAACGGCACTTCGGTTCCGGCCTGACGTAGAATATAAAATTCCCTATTGGTCAAAACCTCTTTCCACTCTTCGGTTGTTTTTTCTACTTTAAACGTACGTGCTTCTTTATTTTTCTCACTACCCTTTTGGGCAATACCATTACAACTGATAAATAAGAGGAGCAAGGTACCTGCTAGTATATGTTTCATATATAAAATTTTAAAAATCGAAATGCAATAATCAGACCGTATTAACTTTTACAGTCTCTTCTTCTTTTATAAAATTAAGGATTGCATCAATAACGGAAGGATTTCCTAGGATTTTACGATGTCCCAGTCTCTCAGTAAGGATTAATTGACTATTTGTAAGGGCGGCATGAATAGAAGTAGCTGCTTCGTAAGACACATCAACGTCATCCTTGTCATGAATGACTAAGGTAGGGATCGATACCTTTGTAGCGGATACGGCACCAGAATAGTTGTTTAAATCTTCACCGAATTTCCGGTCAAAATATTTTTTCATTCGTAC from Aquimarina sp. ERC-38 includes these protein-coding regions:
- a CDS encoding class I SAM-dependent methyltransferase — its product is MNNKQLISKNIELFYNKASEETRLNNGMGIFEFERVKELIEKYIPFPNSKIIDIGGGTGKYSEWLARKGHQVCLVDPVYKHVKLAQKRSNKLKNKFSIELGESRNLKFQSNFADLIILHGPLYHLQNRKDRDQSIREAKRILKNGGIILGFAINRTASTLVGLLNGLFHEETYFQMCKEELTTGIHNPPDGFPWLLAEAYYHNPGQLKEEFGAQNLTYLNTYAIEGMAWLDKAYFTNMQNDTKRSKLMELIKITENDSHLLSFSPHMMIAVKKQIAYGK
- the msrB gene encoding peptide-methionine (R)-S-oxide reductase MsrB, with amino-acid sequence MKHILAGTLLLLFISCNGIAQKGSEKNKEARTFKVEKTTEEWKEVLTNREFYILRQAGTEVPFSSPLNNIKEAGTFVCAGCQSPLYKTKYKFDSGTGWPSFDRPVEDAVITDVDHKLGYARTELLCATCGGHLGHVFSDGPRETTGKRHCINGDALHFKPETE
- the msrB gene encoding peptide-methionine (R)-S-oxide reductase MsrB; translated protein: MSSYKYKLSEKEWKEKLSEEEYRVLRQKGTERPFTGKYNLHKEDGAYKCKACDSVLFDSTSKFDSGCGWPSFDKSVEGSIEYIRDTTLGMIRTEILCANCGSHIGHVFDDGPTETGQRYCVNSVSIDFKNE
- a CDS encoding collagen-like protein, translating into MRKLMQLLFISLLVIGNWSCEGPEGLPGRDGFDGRDGQNGRDGQDGQDGRDGDTLTQIYEIESVNFDEANNFGINFAFPQAVPETDIVFVYRLEDVIDGKAVWEPLPTATIYFDDNNDGIDDGFLQYRYNFTFDDVDILIESDDPIALGEEFTNDQVFRIAVVPAVFGSTKNTKTTSLEELMKLYSIAEKDIIKKALY